A genome region from Schaalia sp. 19OD2882 includes the following:
- a CDS encoding GtrA family protein, with protein MTNAFLHGSSVWRYLFVGVGTSLLDLALFTVGAVLVGIHPVPANVISTVITVCVSYFVNQSFVFGAARRSWGDFFSFAGLTLFTGTVLQSGVIWVVIGAADLFLPGLGRQVVSPAAKVLSMGVGALCNYLGYRWVFRAR; from the coding sequence GTGACCAATGCATTCCTTCACGGGTCCTCGGTGTGGCGGTACCTGTTCGTGGGCGTGGGGACTTCACTGCTGGATCTCGCGTTGTTCACCGTGGGGGCTGTGCTCGTCGGGATTCATCCGGTTCCCGCCAACGTCATCTCCACCGTCATCACGGTCTGCGTGTCCTACTTCGTGAATCAGTCCTTCGTCTTCGGTGCGGCCCGACGCTCCTGGGGGGACTTCTTCTCATTCGCAGGACTGACCCTGTTCACGGGAACGGTTCTGCAGTCGGGCGTCATCTGGGTGGTGATCGGGGCGGCCGACCTGTTTCTTCCGGGCCTTGGGCGGCAGGTGGTGTCTCCGGCCGCCAAAGTGCTCTCCATGGGCGTGGGGGCACTGTGCAACTACCTGGGCTACAGGTGGGTGTTTCGCGCTCGCTGA
- a CDS encoding glycosyltransferase family 2 protein, producing MTHSPVVTIVMRTKDRTILLDRALADCAAQTFTDWELVIVNDGGSPTEVDSLLLAHAHSLAGRARVIHNAESRGMETASNQAISQSTGTYVCIHDDDDTWAPTFLDTCASFLRANPDLGGVAVRTEIVLEKIGKRRVSELGRFAAFPHIHHFSMSALLKSNIAVPISCMYPRAVIEDLGGFRDDLPVVGDWEFHIRLAVKYEVGFIDGKPLAFWHQRPTQKGVLGNSVFAGAQDHAYFEMRVRDEYLREYAQKNGVGILLWLATVLKDNSKTTPQSFVNDAATQARRFLAALPRT from the coding sequence ATGACCCACTCCCCTGTCGTCACGATCGTGATGCGCACGAAGGATCGCACGATACTGCTCGACAGGGCACTGGCGGACTGTGCGGCGCAGACCTTCACCGACTGGGAGCTGGTCATCGTCAACGACGGAGGGTCACCCACTGAGGTCGACAGTCTGCTGCTCGCCCACGCCCACTCGCTGGCCGGACGTGCACGCGTCATCCACAATGCCGAATCCAGGGGCATGGAGACCGCGTCGAACCAGGCGATCAGCCAGTCCACGGGCACCTACGTGTGCATCCACGACGACGACGACACGTGGGCGCCCACCTTCCTCGACACCTGCGCGTCCTTCCTGCGTGCCAACCCCGACCTGGGCGGTGTGGCGGTTCGCACCGAGATCGTCCTGGAGAAGATCGGCAAGAGGAGGGTCAGCGAACTCGGGCGCTTCGCCGCCTTCCCCCACATCCACCACTTCTCCATGTCCGCGCTGCTCAAGTCGAACATTGCGGTGCCCATCAGCTGCATGTACCCGCGGGCGGTCATCGAGGACCTCGGAGGCTTCCGCGACGACCTGCCCGTGGTGGGCGACTGGGAGTTCCACATCCGCCTGGCCGTCAAGTACGAGGTCGGGTTCATCGACGGAAAGCCCCTGGCGTTCTGGCACCAACGGCCGACCCAGAAGGGGGTGCTCGGCAATTCGGTCTTCGCCGGCGCCCAGGACCACGCCTACTTCGAGATGCGCGTGCGCGACGAGTACCTGCGCGAGTACGCGCAGAAGAACGGCGTCGGAATCCTCCTGTGGCTGGCCACCGTCCTCAAGGACAACTCCAAGACCACTCCTCAGTCCTTCGTCAACGACGCCGCCACCCAGGCCCGGCGCTTCCTCGCCGCCCTGCCGAGGACCTGA
- a CDS encoding TIGR03089 family protein, translated as MTDLSCLVRAMSGRPGPALTWYGTDRVELTGPVIARWMSKIANLLTGDLTPDPFGTPTGGTLTLRLPRSWQGPLWASTALLTNWKANIESLPTNPDSVLLTHRVDEESTAHAQAGGWVLVQDLSPMSVRFPQPLPPGMTDALVEVMAQPDALTTAPPTGAPSVEDLVTAAPTGHTSTTRILALSRDPKADALTLLSHWSQGRSVVLVDPQEHDEDAIQSIAGVEGARPAAP; from the coding sequence ATGACGGACCTGTCCTGCCTAGTCAGAGCCATGTCGGGCCGACCCGGGCCCGCACTCACATGGTACGGCACCGACCGGGTCGAGCTCACGGGCCCGGTCATTGCCCGCTGGATGAGCAAAATTGCGAATCTTCTCACGGGCGATCTCACCCCCGACCCCTTCGGGACGCCCACCGGCGGAACACTGACACTACGTCTTCCGAGGTCATGGCAAGGTCCCCTGTGGGCGTCCACAGCATTACTGACCAACTGGAAGGCGAACATTGAATCTCTTCCCACCAACCCTGACTCAGTACTCCTCACACACCGCGTGGACGAGGAATCCACGGCCCACGCGCAGGCAGGAGGCTGGGTCCTCGTGCAGGACCTCTCGCCCATGTCCGTGCGCTTCCCTCAGCCGCTTCCGCCGGGCATGACCGACGCCCTCGTCGAAGTCATGGCCCAACCGGATGCCCTGACCACCGCACCACCCACAGGCGCTCCCAGTGTGGAAGATCTCGTCACCGCCGCTCCCACAGGGCACACGAGCACCACCCGCATCCTCGCCCTTTCACGTGACCCGAAGGCCGATGCCCTGACACTGCTGTCCCACTGGTCACAGGGACGCAGCGTCGTCCTCGTGGACCCGCAAGAGCACGACGAAGACGCCATCCAAAGCATCGCCGGCGTCGAAGGAGCCCGCCCAGCGGCCCCGTGA
- a CDS encoding WhiB family transcriptional regulator: protein MWNILGEGPVTWSDADAHGFAVADGPLAWQQLALCAQTDPEAFFPEKGGSTREAKAVCHACDVREQCLEYALANDERFGIWGGLSERERRRLRRSAV, encoded by the coding sequence GTGTGGAACATCCTGGGTGAAGGACCTGTGACCTGGTCTGATGCCGATGCCCACGGCTTCGCGGTGGCCGACGGGCCACTCGCCTGGCAACAGCTTGCCCTGTGTGCGCAGACCGATCCGGAGGCCTTCTTCCCGGAGAAGGGCGGGTCCACTCGCGAAGCCAAGGCCGTGTGCCACGCATGCGACGTGCGTGAGCAGTGCCTGGAGTACGCACTGGCCAATGACGAGCGCTTCGGCATCTGGGGCGGCTTGTCCGAGCGTGAGAGGCGCCGCCTGCGTCGCTCGGCGGTGTGA
- a CDS encoding glycosyltransferase family 2 protein, whose translation MTRRGTAAILVTRGATPDLERILRSLDSQTRRPDAVLVIDVHTRSRPGAPTLAQVDPRRLPCEATVVRVRAANLGRAIAAASATQGAAPILEGAQWWWILHEDTLPEPDCLDELLRVAESSRTVAAVGPKQVSWDQGDFLELGVRATSSARRVDHLLPGEIDQGQYDATTDVLAVGTAGMLLDAAAFDQVGGFDPALGPFADGLELGRRLHLAGRRVLVAPAARLRHRRDSLGSTPAELDASFRARRLAQTYTWAASTPWWALPWVALALALIAPARAVARLAMGTPGLAWAEISAWLALVARTHRIVAARFRNARVRTVPRSTLKGLETPAATIREMRRLARAQEREEAQAGQDARAAADRRRGRLRAAADAGLLAGGLLALSLLWRLRPDAVPHQGTPAQLPARWTDLWAAAWSSWLPAGDGHAAAPDPSTVLMALVSAPGGALGVAPDQTMRMLLLVAMPAAGIAAWTLAGVFTCARLPRVLAGLTWAGLAPLTAALVEGLLVPAMAHVAAPVLALAWIRMLTPDDVKLLAAPPRPRKGHAGLAALAATVLVTAQPALLLALAAGLAALAPLLRRRTGAALLTLVPAGVLVAPHVFDSLATAGSRIALLTTTGPAPRTVPAPPWQSLLLLPTWIEWTPLRWAEAGLTLLLVLAVLVRAASALVPSCRANATARPVARAQALALGAVPVLLVPAVLLRLLPVAIVEATPVSAWPGIWQSLAGLALLLVLLAPAGPPPADATTAPARRLPERLRRCVGLGAGLVVLASLAVPVAGQVASVGADASSSGRPTTTPTRVPAVSEQAQTSTRAGRLLVLSAGRAADLQVELLRGPGQDWLTSTPALRALHSTGGSAGDRAMDDLAEASWTLVTQPDRATVDALAAHGVDTILLPTGKSPSTWQDALGRAPGLERIGVTELGDLWRLRIDGRAPARVELVTDDAVSALDATQLRVDTQVVGPGTLRLAERADNGWRANLDGKPLQVVSGGESAWSQAFTVPGPGHLVVTHDAWWTLPWKIACILALILTLLASIPVRRRR comes from the coding sequence ATGACTCGACGGGGAACCGCAGCGATCCTGGTGACCCGGGGCGCCACCCCCGATCTGGAGCGGATCCTCCGATCCCTTGACTCCCAGACGCGTCGACCCGACGCCGTCCTCGTCATCGACGTGCACACCCGCTCCCGCCCGGGAGCACCCACCTTGGCCCAGGTCGACCCCCGCCGCCTTCCCTGCGAAGCCACAGTCGTGCGAGTCCGGGCCGCGAATCTCGGCAGGGCAATCGCCGCCGCCTCCGCAACTCAAGGCGCAGCACCGATCCTCGAGGGCGCCCAATGGTGGTGGATCCTCCACGAGGACACCCTGCCCGAGCCCGACTGCCTCGACGAACTTCTCCGCGTCGCCGAATCCTCACGCACCGTCGCCGCCGTGGGCCCGAAGCAGGTCTCCTGGGACCAGGGCGACTTCCTCGAACTCGGTGTCCGCGCCACCTCCAGCGCCCGTCGGGTCGACCACCTGCTGCCGGGAGAGATCGACCAGGGCCAGTACGACGCCACCACCGACGTCCTGGCCGTGGGCACCGCCGGGATGCTCCTCGATGCGGCCGCATTCGACCAGGTCGGCGGCTTCGACCCGGCGCTCGGACCATTCGCGGACGGCCTCGAATTGGGACGCCGTCTGCACCTGGCAGGCAGGCGCGTCCTGGTGGCCCCCGCCGCGCGTCTGCGCCACCGCCGTGACTCACTGGGGTCCACGCCGGCCGAACTCGACGCCTCCTTCCGGGCGCGCCGCCTTGCACAGACCTACACCTGGGCAGCGTCCACTCCTTGGTGGGCACTGCCGTGGGTCGCACTCGCCCTGGCACTCATCGCCCCGGCGCGCGCGGTGGCCAGACTTGCCATGGGAACACCCGGCCTGGCCTGGGCCGAGATCTCCGCGTGGCTCGCCCTGGTGGCCCGCACCCACCGGATCGTCGCGGCGCGCTTCCGCAACGCCAGGGTGCGCACCGTGCCCCGCTCGACCCTCAAGGGCCTGGAGACACCTGCGGCCACGATCCGCGAAATGCGGCGCCTGGCCCGCGCCCAGGAACGCGAGGAGGCTCAAGCCGGACAGGATGCGCGGGCGGCTGCCGATCGGCGCAGAGGCCGTCTACGGGCCGCTGCGGACGCCGGCCTGCTCGCAGGCGGACTGCTCGCCCTGTCCCTTCTGTGGCGACTGCGCCCGGACGCAGTGCCCCATCAGGGCACTCCCGCACAATTGCCCGCACGCTGGACGGACCTGTGGGCCGCCGCATGGTCCTCCTGGCTGCCCGCAGGCGACGGCCACGCCGCAGCCCCCGACCCCTCGACAGTCCTCATGGCCCTGGTCAGCGCCCCGGGAGGAGCCCTCGGCGTGGCACCGGACCAGACCATGCGGATGTTGCTGCTCGTGGCCATGCCGGCGGCGGGCATTGCCGCATGGACGCTGGCCGGAGTCTTCACCTGCGCGCGCCTTCCGCGGGTGCTCGCGGGGCTGACATGGGCGGGCCTGGCACCATTGACCGCCGCACTGGTCGAAGGACTCCTCGTCCCCGCCATGGCACATGTGGCGGCGCCAGTGCTCGCACTGGCGTGGATCCGCATGCTCACTCCCGACGACGTCAAGCTCCTCGCCGCCCCACCACGGCCACGCAAAGGCCATGCGGGTCTGGCCGCCCTGGCGGCCACGGTCCTCGTCACCGCCCAGCCCGCACTGCTCCTCGCCCTCGCTGCCGGGCTCGCCGCCCTGGCACCACTCCTGCGTCGGCGAACGGGTGCGGCCCTGCTCACCCTCGTACCCGCAGGCGTCCTCGTCGCCCCACATGTCTTCGACTCCCTGGCCACCGCAGGATCACGCATCGCCCTGCTGACCACGACGGGTCCGGCGCCCCGCACGGTCCCGGCGCCGCCGTGGCAGAGCCTGCTGCTCCTGCCGACGTGGATCGAATGGACCCCTCTGCGATGGGCGGAGGCAGGCCTCACGCTGCTCCTCGTCCTGGCCGTCCTGGTCCGGGCCGCCAGCGCATTGGTCCCCTCCTGCCGGGCCAACGCCACCGCGCGCCCGGTGGCACGCGCCCAGGCCCTTGCCCTCGGTGCCGTCCCCGTCCTGCTCGTCCCCGCAGTGCTCCTGCGCCTCCTGCCCGTCGCCATTGTCGAAGCCACACCGGTGTCGGCATGGCCCGGAATCTGGCAGAGCCTTGCCGGCCTGGCACTGCTCCTCGTGCTGCTGGCGCCTGCAGGTCCACCCCCAGCCGATGCGACGACGGCACCTGCCCGACGCCTGCCCGAACGCCTCCGCCGCTGCGTGGGACTCGGGGCAGGACTGGTCGTCCTCGCCTCCCTGGCCGTGCCCGTGGCCGGACAGGTCGCCTCTGTGGGCGCCGATGCCTCCTCCTCAGGACGACCCACCACCACACCAACCCGGGTCCCGGCCGTCAGCGAACAGGCGCAGACTTCCACCAGGGCCGGGCGCCTCCTGGTCCTGTCCGCCGGGCGGGCCGCCGACCTGCAGGTCGAATTGCTGCGCGGACCCGGGCAGGACTGGCTCACCTCCACACCTGCTCTGCGCGCCCTGCACAGCACCGGTGGCTCCGCCGGGGACCGCGCCATGGACGACCTGGCCGAGGCGTCCTGGACCCTGGTCACCCAACCCGACCGCGCCACCGTCGACGCACTGGCCGCACACGGGGTCGACACGATTCTGCTTCCGACCGGCAAGAGTCCGTCCACCTGGCAGGACGCGCTGGGACGCGCCCCCGGCCTGGAGCGAATCGGTGTGACAGAGCTCGGTGACCTGTGGCGCCTGCGGATCGACGGGCGTGCCCCGGCCCGAGTCGAACTGGTCACCGATGATGCCGTCAGCGCGCTGGACGCCACCCAGCTGCGGGTCGACACGCAGGTGGTGGGCCCCGGCACGCTCCGACTGGCGGAACGGGCGGACAACGGCTGGCGGGCCAACCTCGACGGAAAGCCCCTTCAGGTGGTCAGTGGCGGCGAAAGCGCCTGGAGCCAGGCCTTCACCGTGCCCGGGCCCGGACACCTCGTCGTCACGCATGACGCGTGGTGGACCCTGCCGTGGAAGATCGCCTGCATTCTCGCCCTCATCCTCACCCTGCTCGCCTCGATCCCCGTCAGGAGGCGCCGATGA
- a CDS encoding DUF5719 family protein produces MTPQTEPARELAEPPRRRRTRRRRPALLVPGAAALALAGSVALLVGGLRLPAPAAGAPTSLDVTSRPSRALLACPPGTLDPFAPQARSGATATWSSLTGHWDPSPSPVLEVGADAARNPQGIVVAGQGAGELRGLSLAGCASARGRQWILAGATTLGEDLLLVVSNPSEVPSVVTVGALGATGPLEAGGTRVTVPAGKSVSLLPASWFPDEERPALEITADGPGVVAWAQTAGLDGETPTGAGWASAVAPGTDLVIPGLVEGAGSRVRIAVPGDSPATVRLSLAGPEATTPLGQAVSVDASTVLDVPVGTVPDGASLLISSDVPVAAQVTTTTAGAAVGAGTWKDRSLSTPTRALTSLHLPGAEALTGHVEEVLSAQALRPSALPSTSGASEASADLVVHAPAGGPEATVTLAGKAHTVAAGTSAVLPLPTAESDMTSNTPVHLALRVKATTPTGPVLASWRPGLFDQAGATGTVSVSN; encoded by the coding sequence ATGACCCCGCAGACGGAGCCTGCGCGCGAGCTTGCCGAGCCGCCGCGTCGCCGCAGAACCAGGCGCCGCCGCCCGGCCCTGCTCGTGCCCGGCGCCGCAGCCCTCGCCCTGGCAGGATCGGTGGCGCTGCTCGTCGGCGGCCTGCGGCTTCCCGCACCCGCAGCCGGCGCCCCGACCTCGCTCGACGTCACCTCGCGTCCCAGCCGCGCTCTGCTCGCCTGCCCCCCGGGGACACTCGACCCCTTCGCCCCGCAAGCGCGCAGCGGTGCCACCGCCACATGGAGCTCACTGACCGGCCACTGGGACCCCTCACCGTCCCCCGTCCTCGAAGTCGGTGCGGATGCGGCTCGCAACCCCCAGGGCATTGTCGTGGCCGGCCAAGGCGCAGGAGAACTGCGCGGACTGTCGCTGGCGGGCTGCGCGAGCGCCCGAGGGCGTCAGTGGATCCTCGCAGGTGCGACGACACTGGGGGAGGACCTGCTGCTCGTCGTGTCCAATCCTTCCGAAGTGCCCTCGGTGGTCACCGTGGGTGCCCTCGGCGCCACAGGCCCGCTGGAGGCCGGCGGCACACGTGTGACCGTCCCGGCGGGAAAGAGCGTGTCCCTGCTGCCGGCCTCGTGGTTCCCGGACGAGGAACGACCCGCCCTGGAGATCACAGCCGACGGACCCGGCGTCGTCGCCTGGGCCCAGACCGCCGGCCTGGACGGGGAGACTCCCACAGGCGCCGGATGGGCCTCGGCCGTGGCCCCCGGGACGGACCTGGTCATCCCGGGTCTGGTCGAGGGCGCGGGCTCCCGTGTGCGCATCGCGGTGCCCGGCGACTCACCGGCCACCGTCCGCCTGTCCTTGGCGGGCCCGGAAGCCACCACACCCCTGGGGCAAGCGGTCAGTGTCGACGCCTCCACCGTCCTCGACGTGCCCGTGGGCACGGTGCCGGACGGGGCGAGCCTGCTCATCTCCTCCGACGTGCCGGTGGCGGCCCAAGTGACCACCACGACCGCAGGTGCGGCAGTGGGTGCCGGCACGTGGAAGGACCGCAGCCTCTCGACCCCCACACGCGCCCTGACCTCCCTTCACCTGCCCGGCGCCGAAGCCCTCACCGGACACGTCGAAGAGGTGCTCTCGGCCCAGGCACTTCGCCCCTCGGCGCTCCCCTCAACCTCGGGTGCCTCCGAGGCAAGCGCCGACCTGGTCGTCCACGCTCCCGCGGGCGGGCCGGAAGCCACCGTGACCCTGGCAGGCAAGGCCCACACCGTGGCCGCTGGGACCAGCGCGGTCCTGCCCCTGCCGACAGCGGAGTCGGACATGACCTCCAACACTCCTGTGCACCTCGCTCTGCGCGTCAAGGCGACGACTCCCACCGGCCCCGTCCTGGCCTCATGGCGGCCGGGCCTCTTCGACCAGGCCGGCGCCACCGGAACGGTCAGCGTCAGCAACTGA
- a CDS encoding metallopeptidase family protein yields MRSPMFFPGVPAWTTRREAFDVLVARVVNDLAARWPAVASIEFATEDVPPSSPAQWEDHSNVLARLFPADRRRALADRIVVYRLPIMLRSTVDEAPKVVRRVLAERISHVLAIPPDELDDALS; encoded by the coding sequence ATGCGTTCTCCCATGTTCTTTCCGGGCGTGCCCGCGTGGACGACTCGGCGCGAAGCCTTCGACGTCCTCGTGGCCCGGGTGGTCAATGACTTGGCCGCCAGGTGGCCGGCGGTCGCCTCCATCGAGTTCGCCACCGAGGACGTCCCGCCCTCCTCCCCCGCCCAGTGGGAGGACCACTCGAATGTCCTGGCGCGCCTGTTCCCCGCTGACCGCCGCCGCGCCCTGGCCGACAGGATCGTCGTGTACCGCCTTCCGATCATGCTGCGTTCGACGGTGGACGAGGCACCGAAGGTCGTCCGCAGGGTCCTGGCGGAGAGGATCTCGCACGTCCTTGCGATCCCCCCGGACGAACTCGACGACGCGCTGTCCTGA
- a CDS encoding DUF3499 domain-containing protein: MIAARHCSKPGCSRSAVATLTYDYGASTAVLGPLATTAEPHTYDLCEVHAQTLTAPKGWQVVRLTTNFEPAPPSPDDLMALVDAVRRAADITAHDAQADMARATPTHPTPAPRAETRRSGSPEYGPFRRVNGEEAPLPGTDQEASAADATKSPLDPSSPWARRRSMFHVVADQDTDRVGALGQDAPDGD; this comes from the coding sequence GTGATCGCGGCACGGCATTGTTCGAAACCGGGGTGCAGCCGTTCTGCGGTGGCCACCCTCACCTACGACTACGGCGCATCCACCGCCGTCCTGGGGCCTTTGGCGACAACCGCCGAACCCCACACCTACGACCTGTGCGAGGTCCACGCACAGACCTTGACCGCCCCCAAGGGGTGGCAGGTGGTGCGCCTGACGACCAACTTCGAGCCGGCTCCGCCCTCGCCGGACGATCTCATGGCCCTGGTCGACGCAGTGCGCCGCGCCGCCGACATCACCGCCCACGACGCGCAGGCGGACATGGCAAGGGCGACGCCGACCCACCCCACCCCGGCACCTCGCGCCGAGACCCGCCGGAGCGGCAGCCCCGAGTACGGGCCCTTCCGCCGCGTCAACGGTGAGGAGGCGCCCCTGCCCGGCACCGACCAGGAGGCGTCGGCGGCGGATGCCACCAAGAGTCCACTGGATCCCTCCTCGCCATGGGCGCGCCGACGCTCGATGTTCCACGTCGTCGCCGACCAGGACACGGACCGGGTGGGCGCCCTCGGGCAGGACGCGCCCGACGGGGACTGA
- a CDS encoding RDD family protein, translated as MSAPVVPVRHITEEKIVTGEAVELEIHPASPVLRIAARLVDTVITIQVGVLLGNILSPLVESLSSSSARIVMISFAVFIMVLMPFLVEVLTRGSSLGKWAFGIHVVRDDGGTVTARHVMVRTLVAVLEIWGTAGGLGLTAMMVSPKGKRLGDLAGGTMVVALPNPVAHPALLMPPDLGAWASSAQILPLPPALHNEALGFMRTNASLRPDVREILARSLAAKVQVRVSPPPPAPTHPERFLAAVLVVLRDREYFRALHRDAVGAQRRVGLDAPQWGI; from the coding sequence ATGAGTGCTCCCGTCGTCCCGGTGCGTCACATCACCGAAGAGAAGATCGTCACCGGTGAAGCGGTGGAACTGGAGATCCATCCCGCTTCACCCGTGCTGCGGATCGCGGCTCGTCTGGTCGACACCGTCATCACCATCCAGGTGGGGGTGCTCCTCGGCAACATCCTCTCACCGCTCGTCGAGAGCCTGTCGTCTTCGTCGGCGCGCATCGTCATGATTTCCTTCGCCGTGTTCATCATGGTGCTCATGCCCTTCCTCGTCGAGGTCCTCACACGAGGCAGTTCCTTGGGCAAGTGGGCGTTCGGCATCCATGTGGTGCGCGACGACGGTGGCACGGTGACGGCCCGCCACGTCATGGTGCGGACCCTCGTGGCCGTTCTCGAGATCTGGGGTACTGCCGGCGGCCTGGGACTGACGGCGATGATGGTCTCCCCCAAGGGCAAACGTCTGGGCGACCTGGCCGGGGGCACCATGGTGGTGGCCCTGCCCAATCCAGTGGCGCACCCTGCGCTGCTCATGCCACCGGACCTGGGGGCGTGGGCCTCCTCGGCCCAGATCCTTCCCCTGCCCCCGGCCCTGCACAACGAGGCCCTGGGCTTCATGCGTACCAATGCGTCGCTCAGGCCCGATGTGCGCGAGATCCTTGCCCGCTCACTGGCCGCCAAGGTCCAGGTCCGGGTCTCTCCCCCGCCACCTGCCCCAACCCATCCGGAACGTTTCCTCGCGGCGGTGTTGGTCGTCCTGCGCGACCGCGAGTACTTCCGCGCATTGCACCGCGATGCCGTGGGTGCGCAGCGGCGCGTGGGGCTGGACGCCCCTCAGTGGGGCATCTGA
- a CDS encoding stage II sporulation protein M: MDIDALRAARGPAWARLHTLASGGTLDGATTDELARLYRQGTGDLAAVRALNPDADAIRSLSGDLARARARLTGVSGISGAAVSAWFRIVLPAALYRIRWWIFGVMMAFLAIALLQAWWLLRDPSLFQLLGTESQLRHYATRDFVAYYSQDTNAEFAVSVWVNNAWIAAQCIGAGITGLYPIAVLYNNALGVGVSGAIVYQYAGAWQFFRFILPHGLPELTAIFIAGAAGLRTFWSVIVPGPLTRMESFARTGRAMVTVAGGTTILLFLSGLIEGFVTPSELPAAVEIGAGTLLTALVWVYILLVGGRAVKAGHTGDLEEDAGWSQPVAG, from the coding sequence GTGGACATCGATGCGCTGAGAGCAGCACGCGGCCCCGCGTGGGCGAGACTGCACACCCTGGCTTCGGGAGGCACCCTGGACGGGGCGACCACTGACGAGTTGGCTCGCCTGTACAGGCAGGGAACCGGTGACCTGGCCGCTGTGCGCGCTCTGAACCCCGACGCCGATGCCATCCGTTCCCTCTCCGGTGACCTGGCCCGGGCCCGCGCGCGCCTGACAGGGGTCTCAGGCATCTCCGGCGCCGCCGTGTCCGCATGGTTCCGCATCGTGCTGCCCGCGGCCCTGTACCGGATCCGGTGGTGGATCTTCGGCGTGATGATGGCCTTCCTGGCGATTGCGCTGCTCCAGGCATGGTGGCTGCTGCGCGACCCCTCGCTCTTCCAGCTGCTGGGCACCGAGTCGCAGCTTCGCCACTACGCGACCCGCGACTTCGTCGCCTACTACAGCCAGGACACGAATGCGGAATTCGCCGTGTCCGTGTGGGTGAACAATGCGTGGATCGCCGCCCAGTGCATCGGCGCGGGAATCACGGGCCTGTATCCGATCGCCGTCCTGTACAACAACGCTCTGGGTGTCGGAGTGTCCGGCGCCATCGTCTACCAGTACGCGGGCGCCTGGCAGTTCTTCCGATTCATCCTGCCCCACGGACTGCCCGAACTCACTGCCATCTTCATCGCGGGAGCCGCAGGCCTGCGGACCTTCTGGTCCGTGATCGTGCCCGGGCCGCTGACCCGCATGGAGTCCTTTGCCCGCACGGGTCGGGCGATGGTCACCGTGGCGGGCGGGACGACGATCCTCCTGTTCCTGTCGGGCCTGATCGAAGGATTCGTCACACCCTCGGAGCTGCCGGCCGCCGTGGAGATCGGCGCAGGGACACTCCTGACCGCCCTCGTGTGGGTCTACATCCTGCTGGTCGGGGGGCGCGCCGTGAAGGCCGGACACACCGGCGACCTCGAAGAGGATGCCGGCTGGTCACAGCCCGTGGCGGGCTGA